In Mycolicibacterium alvei, a single window of DNA contains:
- the rpsQ gene encoding 30S ribosomal protein S17, whose amino-acid sequence MAETKGPKHTPTTEKPRGRRKTAIGYVVSDKMQKTIVVELESRKSHPLYGKIIRTTTKVKAHDENGDAGIGDRVSLMETRPTSATKRWRLVEVLEKAK is encoded by the coding sequence ATGGCAGAGACTAAAGGCCCCAAGCACACGCCGACCACCGAGAAGCCCCGTGGCCGTCGCAAGACCGCCATCGGCTACGTGGTGAGCGACAAGATGCAGAAGACCATCGTGGTCGAGCTGGAATCTCGTAAGAGCCACCCGCTCTACGGCAAGATCATCCGGACCACCACCAAGGTCAAGGCGCACGACGAGAACGGCGATGCCGGTATCGGCGACCGCGTCTCGTTGATGGAGACCCGGCCGACGTCGGCCACCAAGCGGTGGCGGCTGGTCGAGGTTCTCGAGAAGGCGAAGTAG